In the genome of Arachis stenosperma cultivar V10309 chromosome 6, arast.V10309.gnm1.PFL2, whole genome shotgun sequence, the window AACTAGCGGGGTTATAActtgataaattttaattatagatctctatttattaaataatttcgCTTGCACTCGAGCTGTCCAAAGGTGACCAAGATGTTCTTAGAATAGGACTTAGTTCATGACTATGTTGATACAAAAATGTTCAAATATATGGGTGAATATTTTCATAAAACTATTTTTATGTAAAGTTggtaattaaaaattattaaataatatatatataatagaaacaTCACAAGTTCCATAGTGTTGGTTCTTTTATAACCATTTTGAAGGTTCCTCTGCGGACCTAATTATGGGAACAAAATAAGGTTGGGTCACAAACAGTGTGATACATAGTCACTGAATCAGTGTTAGTTTTGTTCAAACTGTTCTTACCAGAATCAGTGTTTTTGTTTTGAAATGAAATGGAATATATATAAATGTCATCTTTGATATCtcaaaaaataatcataatGTATCCGTATTGAACAAATTTATAACATATACACACATCCCATTATTATTATATTGGTTTGCCATACAACCATGCGTAGAGGAGAAAAAATGAAACTGAAGTATACAAATACAACtgcaaaaaaattaaactaaagaaGCCTCCAATAACAACCATGATGATGAGTGCTTGAAATCTTGATAAATAATGCTCCACGTACAAATACAATATAATACCTCTCTGATCTTCGTGATGATGAAGCCATTATGAATGAGAAGCAAGAGCAATGATCTGTGTTGTAGGCAAATTAGCACATAAACTAACAAGAGGGATGATTACAATGGGGTTAAATTGATCCCAACATTGTGCTAGTGAAGTAGACATTGGTCTATACACATCAACGTTGCAAATGTTATTATACAATAGGAATAATATTTGCTTACGAAGATGATTAGTGTGAATGTCTAGAAAGAAGGTGACACTAGAGATTAACCAAAGAAGGAACAAAAGATAGTAATATTGGCAACCGATCAAGGTTGCCATGGTTGGAGACTTGGAGTTGAAGGCAGACTCATTCATCTATCGGCATTAGTGTGTGTGTTTCTTATAATAACGCTCTCAAAttgttattaacaaaatggGAAACACGCTTTGCAAATgtgtgttatttttttatttgatgcGTGGAACGCGAGGCTTTATAAGGAAGCATATTTTGGTGATCTGGTCACCTAGTTGACAACGCCATTTTTTACATCGGTGTGGTGGGAGGGGGAAAAGAAATGCTTTTGgtaaatagaataaataatgaATTATTGTTGGCGTTAATTGTAGAATGCATGATTGTAACTCGACTTCAGGTGAAGTTGATACTTGAGAGTTGTTAGATgttttgactgatttgactaaattttcatctaataatTTTCAGATATtaacttcacgtaaagtcgaCTTCAACTGAGTTTTCATCTTGTAACTAGGCTACACTACCTCGCCAGACCATTTATTCGTTAAAATTTATGACAAAAATGTTtagtaacaattttttttaaaaaaacagttaaaatttgtcttatttaatatttattaattttagtaacaattaataaataataaataaaataaattctgattttttttaatctttctAACATTATCGAATTTTTAATCACTTATTTTCTTAATCAATTCAATATTTTTTGGCAGTGATCATTGAGTTTTCTCGTATCAATTTTGTCATAtcaatcaataatcaatatTATTAGGGACAGAGTGGGTACGACAGTTATATTATTGTGAATTGAAAAGAGTCCCATTacatttaaagaaaaatttgcAACTTGCAAGAGAGAATACTGAATACCTtcagccaaaaaaaaaaaaaattgaattgtaCAAAAGATGAATTACTAATAAATGGTATAATATCATAACACAATGAAACCAATAATGAAGTTTCTATTATGTAATTCCAGTTATACATAACAAATACACAATAATTCTATGGTCAACCTTTTGAGCAAAAGAGCAATGATGCAAAATATCATATACACTATAGATTTGGTTGCTGATTGTGTATCGTGTCATTCTAGCTGCTGTATCTTTGCTAATGCATTCAATTGATTAATGTAAAAAGGACACCAAGAAAGAAACGAATATATATCATTCTtcattaattagtttatatatatTCCTTAATATGAGGACCACTTTTAATAATTGAGGAGGATTAGGACCATCTGACGTTTGTCTTTTGTTCATTATGCTAACTTCTTCCAATTTTCTGTATTTCGCTATCTTATTAATTAAAGAACCACATTCTGTGTCCCCGAAACTAATTAAACTGCTATAGTGCTATGGATTATTCTTTCTACGTGTTCTCCtcctctttatttttcttcattctAACTCTACTTATCATCAAGTTCCGAAGCAAAATAAGAACCTCGAATTCCAGCAGCGATGAAATTCGACAGCTACCATCTCCACCATCACTTCCAATAATTGGACACCTTCATCTTCTAGGCTCAGTGATACCAAAGTCATTTCAAGCCTTGGCCAAACTCTATGGCCCTCTGATTCAGCTTCGTTTAGGTGCCTCAACTTGTATGCTTGTTTCCAATGCCCAAGTTGCAAGAGAAGTAATGAAAACCCATGAACTCAACTTTTGCTACCGCCCCAACTTCGGTTCCTCTGAGTATTTTCTTTATAAAGGGTCTTATTTTATTGCCGCACCATATGGGCCTTATTGGAGGTTCATGAAGAAGCTATGCGTGACTCAACTTCTCTCGAGTTCTCAGCTTGGGAGATTCATGCACGTGAGGGAACAAGAGATTAAGAAGCTCTTGAAATCACTTATGGTTTGTTCTAGTGAGGGCAGAGAGTGTGATTTGGGTTTTGAGCTTACTACTTTGACCAACAATATCCTATGTAGGATGGCCATGAGCACTACTTGTTTCgacaatgatgatgatgctgtGGAGATTCATGGTTTGGTTAAGGAGTTTTTGGAGGTTGGTGCTAAGTTGAGCATTGGCGAGGTTCTTGGGCCTTTGGGGAAGTTTGATTTGTTTGGGTATGGGAAGAAGCTTGTGAAAATAGTGGCCAAATTTGACCGCATCTTGGAGCGGATCATGGAGGAACATGAACATGAACATGATGGTGGTGATGATGAGGGAGAAACCACCTTGGACATGATGGATATTCTCTTAAGAGTTTATAGAGATCCAAACGCTCAGGCCAAGTTAACAAGGAATGACATCAAGGCTTTCTTCTTAGTAagttattctttatttttacaTCCATAAAGTGTTAAACACGGATTTATcttaaataatttagttaaatatgttatttatgaatttttaataattatgttTGAGATAAGCTTTAAAGTGGTCTTTGAAGTTGTATTCGAGTCTTATAGTAGTCTTTGAATTTAATAGTTACTCGTATCTTCCTAAAATTGCACTCCGGGACTCAGATTCGTCCTTCTGGCACATTTCGTCCACCTGGCACTATTGAAAAGTTGATCTGGACTCTTTCGTGACACGCTGGCCAGGTAACGGTTAGTTGATGTGAATTAGTAAACTTTTATGGTGCAATTTGGTCtctaaatcaaaattaaaaattttaatccccaaatttaattattattctcTTCTCTAGTAGACTAGTAGTAacccctctcttttcttttcttcttttttcttctccaTATGGATGTAAAAGAGACTACAAATTACAACTTTATTGAAAGCACGcatatattttgttaattaaaagtCACATACTATGTCTTTATATTTAACATTTTATGCACTCATTTAACTCCAGTTTAATTAAAATGTTTTacaataaaattcaattttatatttttatatgattttacAAAAATCTATCTCTTGTATTTACggaattaaaaaattacatcgttattattatatactacattaCATTTTCTTTCAAATCCTATTCCAAAATAACTATGCATCATCCTAATTTAACTGTCATTCACATAGTATTAATATAAAGTGTTATATTATGACATTTCAAATCGTATGACATCTCCATTAAAATGACGTGTCTAAGaatttatcataattaaataggtattttaaattaattaaggaTAATATtagagaaacaaaaaaatagcaaaaatttatctaatttaatatttattattttagtctctaattaataaaaaactaattaagcaaaataaatataattaactaatttaagacattaatttaatcatattaaaatattaatcatATCATCTTTTTATTTGTAAATGTCATGCATGCTGACATTTTAAcattttatattagtattagagaTGAGTTGAGATTCATAATTTATGAATTTAGAAATCaatttaatcatttttaaaaGTCGACAAATTTTATGAACCTTCACAATTTTAGAAACTAAACTTTGCattatttctttaattatatatatcagataattttttttatgtgatAATCTCACCATCTTTCTTACAGAAAAAAGGGATAAAAACGGTTAAACTTGTTTAAATAATGGTTGTTAAGAAGACTTtagttgttgttattgttataagatacttcaactaaaaataaacaaaaagaaaaattttgtgaATTTGGGATATGAAAATCTATGCCTGTAGAGAAAAGAGGGATTACTGTAGAGAAGAGAATGATGATTAAATCTggggattaaaatttttaattttgatttaggGACCAAATTGCagcataaaaatttattaatccACATCAGCTAGCCGTTACCTGACCAGCGTGTCACGAAAGAGTTCAAATCAGCTTGCTGGTAGTGTCAGGTGGACGAAATGTGTCGAAAAGACAAATCTGAGTCCCGGAGTGCAACTTCAGAGACAAATATGAGTAACTATTAAGTTCAGAGACTACTACAAGGCTCAAGTGCAATTTCAAGGACCACTTTAAGACTTGTCTCATTATTTTTACCTAAATATATTTATGTGATTACTCATATATAAGTGTCTTTGTGTAAGTGAGGCCAACAAATTATAACTTAAATAATATcatcttttcatttttattcaaaagtcttaaattatattataaataatttaataaatatatcaaattatttaactgTTTTTAACAATTATATGTTAGATTTTAGTATTCAGATAACACAAATcctgtttaatttttttagaggTAACATGCAATGGATCTGATAATCAtcaaaagaattagataaaaatgtgaatctttttcttataacaTGTATATGTATTATGTAGTAATTGGGTTTTAACCATCAAAAATTTATTCTTACActattatcttttttattttataagaaaaTGATGGCGAACCAAAAATTACaagacaaaaatatataatgacaTCTAAAAGCTAAAATAAATCATTTAATCATTTGATAGGTTTCCACGACtgttatatttaaatatttaatttattcaaaaatcaataattaatagAAGTCCATCACAAAATATTCTAACATCATCTTgtaaaaatatagaaatattTATGTGAGTAGCTACCAAAAGTGTTTGTTTCATGTGTGGAAACGCAAGGATATTTTTCTTGCGGGAACAGATACGTCTTCTGTGGCATTGCAATGGAGCATGGCAGAGATACTAAACCACCCAATAATACTGAGGAAGCTGAGGGCAGAGATTGCTGCAGTGGTGGGGTCAACCAGGATGGTCAACGAATCCGACGTTCCAAATCTACCTTACCTCCAAGCTATTGTGCAGGAAGTGCTAAGGCTCCATCCAACGGCACCGTTTGTTCTTCGACAATCTGCTCAAGATTGCATCATCAATGGTTATCAAGTAAAGTCTCAAACAAGAACACTCATCAATGTCTATGCCATCATGAGAGACCCTCAATCTTGGGACAATCCTGAAAACTTCATACCCGAACGGTTCTTGGAAACCACACATAATGACATTATCAAAATGAGTGTTAATGATTTTAGGTACTTTTTTATATGCTAATAGTACCCATTATTAGTGTATATCATATTAGTATGATTCATGTAGATTGAATGATTTCAAATTTCAGGTACATTCCATTTGGGTTCGGGAGGAGAGGATGCCCTGGATCTTCTCTTGCTTTAACGGTAATAGAAGCAACAATTGCAGCGTTGATCCAATGTTTTGAGTGGAAAATCAAAGGGGGAGACAGGGTTAACATGGAAGAAGGGTCATCATTCTCTGCAGGGTTGGCTAAGCCACTACTTTGTTACCCTATCTTATGTTATAATCCCTTTTGAGGTTCCTATACTATATATTACTCTACTTCCCCAAAACATTATGCTGTCAACAAAATCTAGAATGTCATGATGagatgatatttttggtggctGGACATAACAAAGTACATTGTCCTTGTTGTGTTGCATATGTTAAAGGTATCAATATACTATTTGCCGTAATTTattgtaaataataattaattattatattttaaatacatatataaagagatatatttaaaaaatatatatataaagatatttttattagatataatcataaaaaatatatttttattagatatatTTATAAAGACACTTTCATTAAATACAATCATAAATAAGAGTTGGTATAAATTGACAGAAATACTGTTGATAACGTAGCGAGATTGTATATTAAATAACTGACAGATTTTATCTCTGTTACGAAAATGtctaataacaaaaaattaataaaaaataattaaaatttattttatttattatttattaattattataataattaataaatattatataaattaagtgtcaattgaaaaaaaaatgccaAACTGGATCATTCTGAAATTTGAAGCTTCACCATacgaatatatatatatatagttaattATTATCTATATCTATGTATCATTCACGCAGTGAAACCACTGTCCGATCAATCCCTAGTTGGCTAGTTTTGCTACTGTTTCTTAATTCTTCTGCAAATGTCGCACCTACATATGACCTGTCATATAGGCTgacttttatataaaattattttgtattgatttagaGCAGTGAAACTAAcattaatcaaaataatttcttatgattaattatttgagataatttaataaaattttcttttaacttTTGTGAATTCTTATTGATATATATTTCTTATAATTTTAGCCACaacttttaaaatattgttaaaattatatcttatatttttgGTACGGTTTGAATATGGTCTAgacactaattcaaattatttaaagTAATAGAAGTGGTATATCGGTGAAGAAATTAAAatcaactttaatttatttacgagttaaaaataataatacaagTTGATAAATATAGATATTACTAAAAAGATCAATATTctttaaagttaaaaaattaataaagtggtaaagtaataaattaattgtgttaatgattaaattagtttctaaaaaattatatgatcgttatttttatcttagataaatttttaatcaaattagttcCTTAAAAATTTAACATCAATTTCATTTATCCTTTTGTCAAATATTTAACTCATTTCATTAATAATTTTTCACATGTAGCGTTAAGTGACAACTCAACAGTGATAAAATATTGTTTTGTAATTTAGGACATTTTGATTAAAATCAATGTTGTTTCTTAGGTCATTGGCTCCCtatactttctctttcttttatcTCCCCATTTCTCACCACTACTCTTCTCCTCTTAATCAAAACAAGCGAAACACAAAAGACAAGAAATCATCGGCGACGCATAACAAATCGCGACGACACTTGATCGTCTCGATATCTAGAGTACCGTTGCACCGTCGTAATCTTCTCTTTTCactcaaaagaaacaaaaagtcACCAAACACAAAGA includes:
- the LOC130936750 gene encoding 3,9-dihydroxypterocarpan 6A-monooxygenase, giving the protein MDYSFYVFSSSLFFFILTLLIIKFRSKIRTSNSSSDEIRQLPSPPSLPIIGHLHLLGSVIPKSFQALAKLYGPLIQLRLGASTCMLVSNAQVAREVMKTHELNFCYRPNFGSSEYFLYKGSYFIAAPYGPYWRFMKKLCVTQLLSSSQLGRFMHVREQEIKKLLKSLMVCSSEGRECDLGFELTTLTNNILCRMAMSTTCFDNDDDAVEIHGLVKEFLEVGAKLSIGEVLGPLGKFDLFGYGKKLVKIVAKFDRILERIMEEHEHEHDGGDDEGETTLDMMDILLRVYRDPNAQAKLTRNDIKAFFLDIFLAGTDTSSVALQWSMAEILNHPIILRKLRAEIAAVVGSTRMVNESDVPNLPYLQAIVQEVLRLHPTAPFVLRQSAQDCIINGYQVKSQTRTLINVYAIMRDPQSWDNPENFIPERFLETTHNDIIKMSVNDFRYIPFGFGRRGCPGSSLALTVIEATIAALIQCFEWKIKGGDRVNMEEGSSFSAGLAKPLLCYPILCYNPF